One Nerophis ophidion isolate RoL-2023_Sa linkage group LG06, RoL_Noph_v1.0, whole genome shotgun sequence genomic region harbors:
- the LOC133553866 gene encoding ladderlectin-like has protein sequence MAFTLRVFVLLCGLSALMPGAWSLPKNPNICCPEGWTQLDARCYIFKAEARTFIDAESVCNILGGNLVSILSALENSLVQKLVLVQGASEAWIGLHDAVEDGEFFWTDGSDFKFENFDQGEPGNDECVVIQTTGRWEGESCDDPEPYVCLRDAVCPKHFSS, from the exons ATGGCATTTACTCTCCGCGTCTTCGTCCTTCTTTGTGGGCTCAGTGCACTGATGCCCGGAGCT TGGTCTCTACCTAAGAACCCAA ACATTTGCTGTCCTGAGGGATGGACTCAGTTGGACGCTCGCTGTTACATCTTCAAAGCTGAGGCAAGGACCTTCATCGATGCAGAG AGCGTCTGCAACATTCTTGGAGGCAATCTGGTCTCAATCCTCAGTGCGCTGGAGAATTCCCTCGTTCAGAAACTGGTCCTGGTTCAAGGTGCAAGTGAAGCCTGGATTGGACTCCACGATGCCGTTGAG GATGGGGAGTTTTTCTGGACTGACGGCAGCGACTTTAAATTTGAGAACTTCGACCAGGGAGAGCCTGGAAATGATGAATGTGTGGTGATTCAGACTACAG GTAGATGGGAAGGCGAATCATGCGACGACCCGGAACCATACGTCTGCCTCAGAGATGCAGTCTGCCCCAAACACTTTTCGTCATAA
- the LOC133553868 gene encoding lithostathine-1-alpha-like: MMFSLSVLVLLCGIGGTLTAIVPLSHHRERVCCPEGWTQKDDNCYMYKAEPRTFIDAERVCNLVGGNLASISNILENAVVFQLVAKAGGDEAWIGLHDAVKSEEYLWTDGTKFVFSNFASSVASGGDSCVVIKASGSQGEWGGEPCDDDEPYVCIRPAKCQIH; encoded by the exons ATGATGTTTTCTCTCTCTGTGTTGGTCCTCCTTTGCGGGATCGGTGGAACGTTGACTGCAATT GTGCCTTTGTCTCACCATCGGGAGAGAG TTTGCTGTCCCGAGGGCTGGACTCAGAAGGATGATAACTGTTACATGTACAAAGCCGAGCCAAGGACTTTTATCGATGCCGAG AGGGTCTGCAACCTGGTTGGCGGGAATCTGGCTTCAATCAGCAACATTTTAGAAAATGCGGTCGTTTTTCAACTGGTCGCGAAAGCCGGTGGGGATGAAGCCTGGATTGGACTCCATGATGCCGTTAAG TCTGAAGAGTACCTTTGGACCGATGGCACCAAGTTTGTCTTTTCGAACTTCGCCTCATCAGTGGCATCTGGCGGCGATTCATGTGTGGTGATTAAAGCCTCTGGAAGTCAAG GCGAATGGGGAGGCGAGCCGTGCGACGACGACGAGCCGTACGTTTGCATCAGACCGGCAAAATGTCAGATACACTAA
- the LOC133553865 gene encoding lithostathine-1-alpha-like, whose translation MCRIIDIENIPGPRQASVYKEGSSRSSASGITSTKMAFSLRVLFLLCGIGGVLSGVLPVSKKDNVCCPDGWTQKDEHCYIYKEERRTFADAERICNVIGGNLASIRNPVENAVVYQLVVKGGGDEAWIGLHDAVKSRDYLWTDGTPFVFANFASGTASGADDCVVIETTGNDGVWKGEPCTDDEPYVCIREAFCHH comes from the exons ATGTGTCGCATAATTGACATAGAGAACATTCCGGGGCCGCGTCAAGCCAGCGTATATAAGGAGGGCTCCAGCAGGTCCTCGGCATCAGGCATCACCAGCACAAAG ATGGCGTTTTCTCTCCGTGTTTTGTTCCTCCTTTGCGGGATCGGTGGAGTGTTGAGCGGGGTG CTGCCCGTGTCCAAAAAGGACAACG TTTGCTGTCCTGATGGCTGGACTCAGAAGGACGAACACTGTTACATCTACAAAGAAGAGAGGAGGACTTTTGCCGATGCGGAG AGGATCTGTAACGTGATTGGTGGGAACCTGGCTTCAATCCGCAACCCTGTAGAAAATGCGGTCGTTTATCAGCTGGTTGTGAAAGGTGGTGGAGATGAAGCCTGGATTGGACTCCACGATGCCGTTAAG TCTCGAGACTACCTGTGGACTGATGGCACCCCCTTCGTCTTTGCCAACTTTGCCTCCGGGACAGCTTCTGGCGCTGATGACTGCGTGGTGATTGAAACCACTGGAAACGATG gggtATGGAAAGGAGAGCCGTGCACTGATGACGAGCCCTACGTTTGCATCAGAGAGGCCTTCTGTCATCACTAA